A stretch of DNA from Triticum dicoccoides isolate Atlit2015 ecotype Zavitan chromosome 2A, WEW_v2.0, whole genome shotgun sequence:
tgtcGCTCATATGGACCCTTTATTCGCCGAAATGGGGTTGAAAAGTGAGCCAATATCGGTGCCTGGGAGCGACGACTGGGCGCGAAACCGCCCCAGCGCCGATTGAATCGCCGGCTCGCCTCCAGGGGATGATTTTTATGCGCCCTGGGGGGCGAACGGATGGAGATGCTCTAAGAATTGTACGAATGAAGCTTGCTTGAAATTAGCACCCACAACCTCCGAATATGTGGCTCACGAGCTCGAGCGGGCCAATATGATATGGGCGTGTCATGACTCTTGTTTGAGTGCCATTTTGGCTCAAAATCGCAATATTAGGGTTGGGCCAATATGATCATCTCTTCAAGAGAGAAAGTTTGTCTAATTCTATGAATCTTTACAAGACCATACCCTACTCGCATCAGTATCTTGCAATATTGCGACAAGATCACAGAAGACTAGGGCATTAATTTTTGATCACCTTGGCCAAGTTTGGAAAATGAAATTGTGTGAGAGATAGGCAAGCAGATAAAAGCACATATATGGCAGTAATAAACAGTCAACTGATTATTTGAGTTAATTAACTGCAACTCTATTAACATGCACAGAACATCAGTTCCTTTGGGAAAATTCCAGTCCTGTTAATCGGTAGTATAACCTAAACACACACTGCTCCGGTGAAAACCCAGCTCACAGATGAGGGCTATGGGTTTTGAACGGCAGGACGCAAGAGTAAGTGACATACTTTACACTGTCAACAAGGACTACAACAAATATACGCGACAATGACTTCGAAGAGATCCTTCCATCAGCGTCCACTCTCGGGTCAGCCAGGACAGAGACCACCACTGATGAAGCCGGTTTGTTTCCAGCAAAGCTCTCGTTCTTGGGGTGCGCTTTGAGGTGATCGGTGTGGTTGGACGTTGAACCTTTTAGGGGAACGGCCATGGAATGTAAAATCCTTCTGTTCTTGACCTTATCGGACTGACTGGAGGTGAGGTTCTCCGTGGAGTTATGTGATGCGTTGTGCATACCACTGGAGTAGACAGGAACAATGGTGGTCGGCGATATATCAAACTGGAACACTTCGGTGCACATTCCGGAGCTCAACATAGGACCTGAAAAAAAATGGGAAGGAATAACTTTCAGCAAATGAAGAAGGAAACTACTTGCAGTAACAGTGTACAATTGAATTCAACTGTTCAAAAGCTACTGAGATAGCACACACTTCTTCCTACAGGATCAAATCCCTAATGTCAAGCTACAATTCAGTTCTTCACAAATATATGTATAGTTGTACAATGGCAACTGAGATAGCACATCACATTGCTACTCAATTCGGGTGTCACAACTACATACACAAAACCGGCAGAAATTAGCAAACTAACAAAAAACATGCTATTGGTACAGTCAATTACATGCTCTATCAAGCCCAGCTAATCATTTTACACTGGGTTTCGCCAGAGTATAGATTGCACCGGTACGAATACGCGTATCAGTATCAGGGCAATACAGATACATGAATATGTCATTTCTGAAAAGTGTCAATACGGGGATACATTTGACTATTTttgaaaataatataaaaagtatgTTATCAATTAAGCACCAAGCCATTTAGCATATATTTAGTCAGTGCAATCCATTATCTTCCATCATCTTATCCATGATTCCAACAAAAGCAAGAACCAACAGCCAAAGGATAACAGCAATTTACCAAACATAAAAGTTCAGTTAGATacaaagggaggaggaggaggaggaggaaatcaaCAGTCTTCCATTAGATAGAATTCTATAGGATAGTGGGGGGAAGGGGAGCAGGAGCACCGGGGGAGCCTTCCACCGGCACTACTAGAGCTTGAGAAGTATCGGGGACGTAACGGGAAAGAATCAGTATCGGATACGGTATCCGATACGGATACACTGGTTGCTGGAAGTATCAGTGTTTTCTTCCGTCAGACTCTGTCAGAGCTTTCATCAATGACGAGTCAAATTTATAATACCACAATAGTCCACAAACCATCAATGTTGTATGTTAAAAGCAACCAATCGGAAGCAACAACTATCAGCAAATGAAGGAACAGACTAGTTGCAGTAACTAACTGCTGTTAATGACAGGTTTAATTGAAttaaactggacaaaggcaactgAGATGGCACCTATTTTTCCTACAAGAATAAATCCCTAATGTCAAGCTACAATTCGATTTTCTAGAAATTTTCTATAAATACATGTGTAACTGTACAATTGCAAGTGAGATAGCACATCACATATCTCAATGCAAACAATTTAGAAATGTATGCCACCCAATTTGGACAACTAAATACACAGAAATGACGGAACTTAAGGAAAAACATGCTACTGGTACAGTCAATTACATGCTCTATCATgttcaactaagcattttacattggGTTAGTCAAATTATTTCAAGAGCAATGAAGTTTTAGGGACATGCTAAATTTATATATGCTGCATCAGTCCACAAgtaatattgtactccctccgtaaagtaatataagagcgtttagaatactaaagtagtgatctaaacgctcttatattagtttacagagggagtatgttaTAACATGCATACTGATACTGCGTCCATGCACGAGCACATGTTGTGTAATATGCTGCATTAGCAATTGTTGCAACTGCACAAGGCAATAATACACCAAACATAAACTCTTGGAATGCGTTCATTGACCAAGTGACATAACCATATAAGCCCATGATCGCCTCGTTATCCATACTAAATGGTAACCACTTTTCAAGTTGTCTACTGATCGAAACAGAGGCATCCACTAGATAATATTTCCAGAAAATTGCCACCCTTATGTTGGCTAAGTTACTTGCAAACATAAAAACATTATCTATTAGGAAGTTGCATCAGCTAGTGACTGCTACATTCGTATCAAGGTCACAGTATGATAACAAGTATAAAACCGACATGGCACACACACACATGAGTAATTTGTTTTTCAAATCTAAAGCACTATGCAACTTTTGTAGCATCCTTACCTGACATTGCTTCACTAAACCATTGTGGCAGTAATTCATCATCGTCTCTGTATATGCTTCCATCTCCAGGAGGTAAAGCCATCAGTTTATTTTTTATTGCTTTAGCAGATTCCATGACTTCTCCAGAATTCAACTGAGCAACATGGCCAGGAATTGCCAAACTAGTATCTTCTTGTCCTTGGTTACATGAAGTCTTCCCATCAGAGTGACACATGCGCGAAGAGGCTTTCTCACTCGCAACAACAGACCGGATAACCAAATTTCCATTGATCTTGACATGCTTCCCATTCCTAGGAATATACAACAACGCCGGGAGCGTCTCACTTGAATTATGCGGCAACTTCGAATCAACACCTTCCAAGACACCATCTCGAGGCCCGTCAACAGCCAGAACCCTCCCATGACGTGATTGTGATGGACCAAGCACAATTCCTTCTCGGGAATCAACTGCTCCATACATCCGATTTACCGCAGGAACCAAACACCCACAGAGCATCATCAGGAACAGCAATCCAAGGAGGCTAACACTAGCAACCTTCTTGGTCTTCCTAGACTTCTTGGCCGGTGGCTCTGCGGCAGCCGACGCAGGCTGCTTGGTTTTCAGCCGAGGTATCGGCATGAGCGGCACTTGGGAGCCGTGCGCTCCCATCGCATAAGCCGGGTGCATCCATGGCAGCGGCAAAGGGTACAATCCAGGGTACATCGGCAGCGGCGGCGGGACGCCTGCGCCACCGGCACCGGCCAGTTGCTGCTTGAGAGCGGCGTTCTCAGCCGTGACGCAGGAGATCCTGGTGGAGAGGTCGGCGATGGTGGCCTGCATGGCCTTGACCTTCCCCTCCAGCTCCTCCACGTACTGCTTCTTCCTCTGCCGCGACAGGTGTGCGCTCTCCCTGTTCCGCACCAGCCGCGCCCGCCGCTTGTCGTCCTCACCCTCCCCGTTCATAGCCTTGCCGTCGCTTCCAGCGCTCGCGCTCCTGGAAGACGTCTCCGAGGACTCGTCGTTCTTCAGGCCGCCGTCCGCTCCGGcaccggagccggaggaggagtcCCCTGCCCCGCCCGGCGacccggccgaggaggaggacgtggcgagcggcggcggcggcgacgggagctgCACGTCGTcggtggggaggaggtcgaggtcgaggtcgaAGTCGAAGTCGATGTCCAGATCGTCGAGATCGAAGCCGTCCAGGGCGAAGGCGTCGTCGTCCCCGACGGGGCCGTGCGGGAACTCCGGCAGGTCGTCGGGGAAGGGCAGGTCCGCGAAGGGGGACGCCTCCGCGATGGCCATGGCGCGAGATCCGGTCACGGCGAGCGCATGCGCGACGGCGGGGCGGCCGGTCGGGGTCCTGGATCTCGCGCGGCGCGGTCGCCGTAGCGTGCAGGGTTTGCAATGTGGgaagggaagggaaaggaaaggCAGGAACTGCAGCTGGGGAATTCGGTCCGAGTCGCTGGTCGCCTCTTTGGCGTCGTCGAGACGAACCGGACCCACCATGCGCGGCCGCGTGGGGGCGGTGGGGCCTAAGTCAGACGCCAGACGCGTCTGGAACGTTCTCCGGGCCTCCTTGATGGGCCTGCATGGGCCAGAGAGCAGCCTGCTGGGTTTACAAATGGGCCGGGTTCGTTGACGGGCTGGAATTACTTTTGTAGGGTACTACAGATTGGGAGAGTGAAGGCCCAGGTGAAGCGGCGACCAGGCAGAGGAATGGCGACCATACTCGCGGGCCGCCGCCTGCTCCTCCTGCGGCGATGCGCGGCCGGGCGGCGGCTGCTGGGCACGGCGGCGGAGGCGTCTCCGGGCGGGGAGGAGGCGGGGGGCGAGGCGATCTACGTGAGGAAGCCCTCGTCCTCGTCGACGCGGGACGAGACCTCGGTGTCCATGCCCATGTCGTTCATGACGGGGTCCGTGGTGGGGAAGCGCTTCTACCGCGACGCCACCGTGCGCCGCGCCGACGACGGCAACGGGTGGACGGTCATGCTCGACTACCGCACCCTCAAGACGCCCGCCAAGCGCCCGCTCAAGCTGCACTCGCGCACGCTCGCCATGGCCGTCGCCGCCGAGTGGGAGTACCAGGTCTTGACCCCAttgcctctcctcctctcttctcctTCCTGTTCTGTTGTTTGGGATCACTAGGGTTCTGTATTATGGTGAATTATGTGAAGATTTAGTGAAATTTCATTCTATTTTACATTTAAAATGCACCGAATCTAGGTTTTCATCGTACTATTTAGTGCCGCGACTGAATTGCTTTTAATATTCTCATTTCTTCCCCTTTATCGTGTCATGAGCAGTTCTAACTGATCAAAATGGTCGTTTGGCTATAAGTAGAAGGAAACAAGTAAACAGTACTCAAAATGCAGTCCATCAGCATAGATCTGTTGCATTTATGCATAACGGGTAGTTCATTGCCTTCTGTGGAGAATAGAGCACCTTAGAGTTGAATTTGCACCTCCGATCTCTAGAGAGGCAACAGAGGTTGAAAATGAAACTAAAGCAAAACTCAATATGGCGGATGAAATCGCAAAATATAAGTTggttttgacatgtttttgttaATTCACTATTTTTTGTGTCATGAGCAGTTGTAAGATGCCTGTATGGTTATTTGGGAAGAAAGTAAAAATGGTACAGTAATGCAGAATGCGCAGTTCATTGCCTACTGTGGGGAATATAGAGTATAATTTGTTTGGTGTCAAAAAGTGGTAGGAAACCAATCATGTTCATAGCACATTGTAGAGTTGAGTATTCATTTCTGATCTCTAGAGAGGCAATAGAGGTTGAAAATGAAATAAAGCCTCAATATGGCCAATGAAATTGAACAATATAACTTGGTATTCACATGTTTGTTACTTTGCTCTTTTTTGTGTCATGAGCAGTTCTAAAATGCCTGTATGGTTGTTCGGCAAGAAAGTAAAAAGGAAATAAATATTAGTGTTTGCAATATAATATGTTGGTGTACGTTAGTTGTGTTATGCAGAATGTGCAGTTCATTGTCTTCTTTGGAGAATAGAGCACATTATAGTGTCTTCTGATCTCTAGAGGCAGAGAGGTTGAAAATGAACATTCCCACTGTCAGCTCCTCGAATAAAATTAGAACAAGGCCCATATGGCCGATGTACCCTCAGTATGTCATCTCTTATACACATCATAAATAGTACGCATATGCTGCAGTAGCTGAATTTAAGGAGAACTAGTGGTTTGATAGTTTTTACTTAGTTAAGCGAATCTATGTTTTTGCATGGCTGAGTTGCAGCTTCAAATGTTCCCCACTGTAACTTATAACGTGCAAGCTACTAGAGTTGTTACAATTTTGAACAACTTGCTTTTTTTGGTCTGCTGCTCATCTACCACCCTGTAGGAATGTGGGATTGTATCTGAAATAACTTTTATGGAAAAAAATGTTTCGTGTATTTAATTCCATACTTTCTAGATCAATGGGTACTGGTACTGAAAGTTCCTTATTTTCATAGGAACAAGATGGAATCCGGCCTTTTACGATGCCTCTTATGAAGCTTGCTTGTACTGCACTGGAGAGAGTTCCGCTGACACGAACGAAAATAATTAGCAATTTGATGCAAAAATTCCATCAAGATTTGGTATTTTGCCGCTCACCTGCCGATGATGAACTTACCAAAGGAGTTTATGGTAATGTACCAAAAGAATTTCTCATAAGTTGGTGCAGTTGTTGTGCTCCAACATGAGTGAACTGGTTTCAGGCTACTTAGATCCATACAATTAAGTTGCAGATGCTCTGTGTCATTTGCACCGATTTCTCATGCTTTCTTACTTTTATGTGCAGAAAAACAGAAGGAGAAAATTGACCCAATACTGGACTGGGTCAACTCTGAGTTTGGGGTCAAGCCTGTTGTGTACACAAGTTTCTTAGGAGGGAAGCAGGATGAGCGGCTAGCTAAGGCTGTAGAAACCGTTCTGAAGGATGCAAATGATTATGAGCTGGCATCTATTGATGCTATGGCCGCAGCAGCCCATTCCCTGGTAATCCCTCTCGCAATATTTAGAGGAAAGTTGGGAGTTGATGAATCCATTGAGCTAATCAGGCTTGAAGAAGATCACCAGGTGTGATATCGCAACCATTTTGTTTCTTCACTtgacttttttcttttcttctctttgctTCTGTCTTATGGTCTTTATTGTTCCATAACCCCAGGTCGATCGATGGGGCTTGGTTGAAGGAGGCCATGATGTTGATATTGCGGACCTTAAAGTCCAGATGTCATCGGCTGTTGTGTTCCTTCAACTTTCATGGCTGAAGTAACCTTTTGATCGATGATAATCTGCGTAATTGTTTCTGCTTTTTTTTCTTGAGCTTGTATCATGAAGAGTTGTAGAATAATAATTAGCCGCAGATGGTTAAGAGAAAACAAAGTACCGGTATTCAACAGGTGCTGATGCTGAACTCTTGATTAAACAGAGCTCAGTGTGTTATGTTAGCAAGGGTGTATGAAAATCCAACATCCTTTTCTGGATCCCAGTGGTCTCTGGTTATGAAGGGTAAAATGCAATCAATAGCAGAATTCTGGTTTGGTGTGATGAGGACTGCAGCAGCAGAACAATGCCAGCGCTGCATCGTCGGTCGTTTCGGACCATGCTGTACCAAATGGCTGCCGATTTCTGAATGTGTAAAACACTGCAGCACAATTTTCCAGTTTATATAAGATGTAATAAATTATTGATGTGAACTAAACTGAAACGAGTGTGAAGTTAGATAACCCCATGCTACGGCTGGTGTGCCGTGGTTTTCTATCTAAGGTGTGTACGTCCTAGTTATTGATGTGAAAGAATACCAAGGGCCTCCTAGTTCCAGGGAGAAGTGGAAGAAAAATGTAGGAATATATTCTTTTTTCCTATGTTGATACTATGTATACGTTTATTCAAAGGAAAAGGGCAAAGAAAGCATAGATACTTTTTTCCTTCGATCTCACTTTCAAAGGAAAAACACGGGAAATCTAACATCGACAAGGAGCTATTTTTGAATTTCCGTGTGCACGAAGAACAGGACTAGTTACATATTTTTATGTTGTGGTTTGATTTTTATTTGACCATATTTACTagtattttttttagaatttttttcatTCAAATCACGAAACAGTACAAAGTAGTTGACCCTTACAAGCATACTGAAATGCAAACACAAAGGACCATGAACACCTAGAGTACCCTAAGACAACTATAACACAAGAAGATCTCCGAAGCCCTATGTCATCATTcctgaatcttgagagaagaccccGGCAACAGAAGGTCAGCAACCAGGTGCAagcaggtcatcatcttcgaccacggtacaattgccatcacgctgcttcctcctttcttgacaccagcgctgagagggcatgtacatcaatccaacacacctgcaacaACCATCGtcatctttggctttgagtaccgagaaaagtgtcccttccggaaggaagagaactcgagtcatccgaccggtcCAGCACCGTGGCCGGGCCATCCACCCTGACAAAGCAGGATCTCCCACCAGCATCgacgcagaggaaggagaagaacagcagcagcaaatcataccgatgttggggatacacataacatgtaggcccacgaagggtcgaaatatcataaagtatggggtccacacaacatatgAGTCCAAATAAATTTCATACATACATACTATCTACTCAGATGATCTCCAAGTCATTCGGACGACAACAACCACTCGGAGCATAGCACTTCACTCGACCAACTCAATCCACTCGGAGCATTTGAtctcactcggatatgcgaagaccagCAGTCGACAAGGCACTCGAAGCATCATCTTAGTATTAGGCTGACTTATGGCATTAAcgcccccactttgtaacataggaggtgagggggtggtgcactctatataagccaccctcaccACTAGCCTAGGGGGCTTTTTCTTCGACCTCTCTCTTTTTTCGCCATTAGTCTCAGGACGTAGCTCAGGCATGGGATCCGTTCCCTTCTCTCATACATTGTAATCTCTggatacatactcagataaaacaaagcctctccggagcatgagacgtagggttgttatctccaccgtgagaggtccGAACTCGCTAAAATCAC
This window harbors:
- the LOC119353581 gene encoding bZIP transcription factor 60-like, producing the protein MAIAEASPFADLPFPDDLPEFPHGPVGDDDAFALDGFDLDDLDIDFDFDLDLDLLPTDDVQLPSPPPPLATSSSSAGSPGGAGDSSSGSGAGADGGLKNDESSETSSRSASAGSDGKAMNGEGEDDKRRARLVRNRESAHLSRQRKKQYVEELEGKVKAMQATIADLSTRISCVTAENAALKQQLAGAGGAGVPPPLPMYPGLYPLPLPWMHPAYAMGAHGSQVPLMPIPRLKTKQPASAAAEPPAKKSRKTKKVASVSLLGLLFLMMLCGCLVPAVNRMYGAVDSREGIVLGPSQSRHGRVLAVDGPRDGVLEGVDSKLPHNSSETLPALLYIPRNGKHVKINGNLVIRSVVASEKASSRMCHSDGKTSCNQGQEDTSLAIPGHVAQLNSGEVMESAKAIKNKLMALPPGDGSIYRDDDELLPQWFSEAMSGPMLSSGMCTEVFQFDISPTTIVPVYSSGMHNASHNSTENLTSSQSDKVKNRRILHSMAVPLKGSTSNHTDHLKAHPKNESFAGNKPASSVVVSVLADPRVDADGRISSKSLSRIFVVVLVDSVKYVTYSCVLPFKTHSPHL
- the LOC119353582 gene encoding ATP synthase mitochondrial F1 complex assembly factor 2-like, yielding MATILAGRRLLLLRRCAAGRRLLGTAAEASPGGEEAGGEAIYVRKPSSSSTRDETSVSMPMSFMTGSVVGKRFYRDATVRRADDGNGWTVMLDYRTLKTPAKRPLKLHSRTLAMAVAAEWEYQEQDGIRPFTMPLMKLACTALERVPLTRTKIISNLMQKFHQDLVFCRSPADDELTKGVYEKQKEKIDPILDWVNSEFGVKPVVYTSFLGGKQDERLAKAVETVLKDANDYELASIDAMAAAAHSLVIPLAIFRGKLGVDESIELIRLEEDHQVDRWGLVEGGHDVDIADLKVQMSSAVVFLQLSWLK